The following coding sequences are from one Rathayibacter sp. SW19 window:
- a CDS encoding MaoC family dehydratase has product MPEHIVTQRGLYYEEFEPGTLYRHRPGRTLTEADNVLFTTLTMNTQSLHLDAAFSATQPFGQRLVNSMLTLATLIGSSVAQLTQGTLVANLGFGEIAFPHPIFHGDTLYSETRVVGKRLSASRPGQGIVTLAHTGRNQDGTIVATASRSALMWCEAAHAAVGGTP; this is encoded by the coding sequence ATGCCGGAGCACATCGTGACCCAGCGAGGCCTGTACTACGAGGAGTTCGAACCGGGCACGCTGTATCGCCACAGACCCGGTCGCACGCTGACCGAGGCAGATAACGTGTTGTTCACCACCCTGACCATGAACACGCAGTCGCTTCATCTTGATGCAGCATTCTCTGCCACGCAACCGTTCGGGCAGCGGTTGGTGAACTCGATGCTGACGCTCGCGACGTTGATCGGCAGCTCGGTCGCGCAGCTGACGCAGGGCACGCTTGTAGCGAATCTCGGGTTCGGCGAGATCGCGTTTCCGCATCCGATCTTCCACGGCGACACGCTTTATTCGGAGACTCGGGTCGTCGGCAAGCGACTGTCGGCTTCGCGTCCGGGTCAGGGCATCGTCACGCTCGCGCATACCGGGCGCAACCAGGATGGCACGATCGTCGCAACCGCGTCACGCTCGGCCCTGATGTGGTGTGAGGCTGCGCATGCGGCGGTGGGCGGCACACCGTGA
- a CDS encoding HpcH/HpaI aldolase/citrate lyase family protein: MAHAPTPRRAQFVFGPALLFCPADRPDRFRKAFDRADAVILDLEDAVAPAARPAAREAVRNSGLDAARVIVRINPAESADFAEDLRAVAASGYTHVMLPKTASPADLLRIADFDDSLAVIALCESAAGVSAAREIAAAPNVSAVMWGAEDLIASLGGTTSRFSDGRYRPVAEYARSVVLIAAAAAGKAAIDTVHLDIADVDGLSAEAEDAAASGFAASACIHPSQVDVIRGAYRPSPDEEADALALLAAAREHGGVFRMGDRMVDAPVLRHAESVLRRARR, translated from the coding sequence ATGGCTCACGCACCGACGCCGAGACGAGCGCAATTCGTGTTCGGGCCCGCTTTGCTGTTCTGTCCGGCAGACAGACCGGATCGTTTCCGGAAGGCGTTCGATCGAGCGGATGCGGTCATCCTCGACCTTGAAGACGCCGTCGCTCCCGCTGCTCGCCCGGCCGCGCGCGAGGCGGTGCGCAACAGCGGTTTGGACGCAGCACGGGTGATCGTGCGGATCAACCCGGCGGAGTCCGCCGACTTCGCTGAGGATCTGCGCGCCGTCGCGGCAAGCGGCTACACGCACGTGATGCTGCCGAAGACGGCGTCGCCCGCCGACCTGCTCCGCATCGCGGACTTTGACGACTCGCTGGCCGTGATCGCGCTGTGCGAGAGCGCGGCGGGCGTCTCGGCTGCCCGCGAAATCGCCGCAGCGCCGAACGTCTCTGCCGTGATGTGGGGTGCGGAAGATCTCATCGCCTCACTCGGCGGAACGACGAGCCGATTTTCTGACGGCCGATACCGCCCGGTCGCTGAATACGCGCGTTCTGTGGTACTGATCGCGGCCGCCGCTGCCGGAAAAGCGGCGATCGACACCGTGCACCTCGACATCGCGGATGTCGATGGGCTGAGCGCCGAAGCGGAGGATGCCGCAGCCAGCGGGTTCGCTGCAAGTGCGTGCATCCATCCGAGTCAGGTCGACGTGATTCGTGGCGCCTACAGGCCGAGCCCAGACGAGGAGGCGGACGCACTCGCCCTTCTGGCGGCGGCCCGCGAGCACGGCGGTGTCTTCCGGATGGGGGACCGCATGGTCGATGCGCCGGTGCTCCGACACGCGGAATCGGTGCTCCGCCGCGCGCGTCGGTGA
- a CDS encoding aldo/keto reductase: MALPFSVRAREQTANSRAGRPGLSAFAAQTSPMEQSSPMEQSSPTERSLPTDQSLPTEKLPPTAAAPVDFDLTGPLSIVAKRRVNESALTVFPVALGGSTFGWTVDADTSMHILDRFSDQGGNLIDTADSYAGGRSELIIGGWLRARRNRDHVLISTKIGRNADNPGLGSVSMIRAVEASLARLGTDHIDILVFHDEDSTVPLEDSLATAEWLIETGKVRYLSAANFSAERLIEARILSSTGLPQFVSIQTHYNLMHRAEFEGDVRVVASAQSLAVMPYASLAGGYLTGKYRSRDVVATSAAQAANALSYLGRKGNRVLTALSRVAAMHRTTSASIALAWLLAKRSVTATIASATSPEQVDDMMTAAGIRLTRAQMLELDRVSD, translated from the coding sequence GTGGCGTTGCCGTTCTCCGTTCGTGCGCGCGAACAGACCGCGAACAGCCGGGCCGGTCGGCCGGGCTTGAGCGCGTTCGCTGCCCAAACGTCGCCGATGGAGCAGTCGTCGCCGATGGAGCAGTCGTCGCCGACGGAGCGGTCGCTTCCGACGGACCAGTCGCTTCCGACGGAGAAGCTGCCACCGACCGCCGCCGCGCCGGTCGACTTCGATTTGACCGGCCCGCTGTCGATCGTCGCCAAGCGCAGGGTCAACGAATCGGCATTGACCGTGTTCCCTGTTGCCCTGGGCGGCAGCACATTCGGCTGGACGGTCGATGCCGATACGTCGATGCACATCCTCGACCGATTCAGTGACCAGGGCGGCAACCTGATTGACACGGCGGACAGTTATGCGGGCGGTCGCAGCGAACTGATCATCGGCGGCTGGCTTCGGGCGCGCCGCAATCGCGATCACGTTTTGATTTCGACCAAGATCGGGCGCAATGCAGACAACCCTGGGCTGGGGTCGGTCAGCATGATCCGAGCCGTCGAGGCATCGTTGGCTCGTCTGGGCACGGACCACATCGACATCCTCGTATTCCATGACGAAGACAGCACAGTGCCGTTGGAAGACAGTTTGGCCACCGCGGAATGGCTGATCGAGACCGGGAAAGTACGCTACCTGTCTGCGGCAAACTTCTCCGCCGAGCGACTGATCGAGGCCCGCATCCTCTCGTCGACGGGACTACCGCAGTTCGTCAGTATCCAAACCCACTACAACTTGATGCACCGCGCCGAGTTCGAGGGTGATGTGCGCGTCGTCGCCTCCGCACAGTCGCTCGCGGTGATGCCGTATGCGTCACTCGCCGGCGGTTATCTCACCGGCAAGTACCGCTCAAGAGATGTCGTGGCGACAAGCGCGGCGCAGGCGGCGAACGCGCTCAGTTATTTGGGTCGCAAAGGCAACCGCGTGCTCACAGCGTTGAGCCGTGTTGCGGCAATGCATCGGACGACCTCAGCCAGCATCGCGCTGGCCTGGCTGCTCGCGAAACGAAGCGTCACGGCGACGATCGCAAGCGCCACCAGTCCGGAGCAGGTCGACGATATGATGACTGCCGCAGGCATCCGCCTCACCCGTGCTCAGATGCTCGAACTCGACCGCGTCTCCGACTGA
- a CDS encoding TetR/AcrR family transcriptional regulator — translation METAHTRVERPPAPAKIKILQVADDLFYTEGIHTVGVDKIIAAAHVTKATFYKHYRSKDLLIVAYVTGRDRIAREFIASELESLGDARAVLRSLARNIVMEATRVGFHGCPYINAAAQFSDPTHPVRVAVTAHRQWYRQTLIDLLTSMNHPNPAEGADDLLLARDGALSGGNVGDPVTAGAALLRVFERTLTAA, via the coding sequence ATGGAGACCGCCCACACTCGCGTCGAGAGGCCACCGGCACCGGCGAAGATCAAGATCCTCCAGGTTGCCGACGACCTGTTCTACACAGAGGGCATCCATACCGTCGGTGTGGACAAGATCATCGCCGCCGCCCACGTGACGAAAGCGACCTTCTACAAACACTACCGATCGAAAGATCTGCTGATCGTTGCGTACGTCACAGGACGCGACCGCATCGCCCGCGAATTCATCGCGAGCGAGCTGGAGTCACTGGGAGATGCGCGGGCCGTGCTGCGTTCACTGGCACGCAACATCGTCATGGAGGCGACGCGGGTCGGCTTCCACGGCTGCCCATACATCAACGCGGCGGCGCAGTTCTCAGATCCGACCCATCCGGTGCGAGTTGCCGTGACCGCGCACAGGCAGTGGTATCGGCAGACTCTCATCGACCTGCTCACGTCCATGAACCATCCGAACCCCGCTGAGGGTGCAGACGACCTGCTGCTTGCACGCGACGGTGCACTCTCCGGCGGCAACGTCGGCGACCCGGTGACTGCTGGCGCCGCCCTCTTGCGGGTCTTCGAACGGACGCTGACGGCAGCGTAG
- a CDS encoding M16 family metallopeptidase: MNGAVDLPLGKAELSFTASGDAIVRRSVLPSGVRILSEHVPGARSATIGYWVAVGSRDEEGARVARGSTPARSASFGSTHFLEHLLFKGTAKRSALDIAIAFDAVGGEHNAITAKEYTCYFAKVQDRDLPMAVEVIADMLTSSLLDPGEFENERGVILEELSMAEDDPADVATERLFQAVLGDHPLGRPIGGSPETIRAATRAAVFEHYQANYRARDLVITAAGAVDHEQLVADVERALRDANWALDAEASPVPRRPSAPAAISRARSIVTVQRPLEQANILVGMPGLVAADERRGTMNVLNSILGGGMSSRLFQEVREKRGLAYAVYSFAASFSDAGIFGLYAGCGPAKAAQVAELMLAELQRMADTPVTPEELHRAVGQLSGSTALALEDSDTRMSRLGRAELTLGEFTDLDESLRRLALVTVEDVQALAAELAHRPISVAAVGTVDDDTFSRIAS; this comes from the coding sequence ATGAACGGCGCCGTTGACCTTCCCCTCGGCAAGGCCGAACTCTCTTTTACAGCGTCCGGTGATGCCATCGTTCGCCGATCGGTTTTGCCGAGCGGTGTGCGCATTCTCAGCGAGCATGTGCCCGGGGCACGTAGTGCCACGATCGGTTACTGGGTTGCCGTCGGCTCCCGGGACGAGGAGGGTGCGCGGGTTGCACGCGGAAGCACCCCGGCGCGTTCTGCAAGCTTCGGTTCGACCCATTTTCTCGAACACCTGCTCTTCAAAGGAACAGCAAAGCGCAGCGCCCTGGACATCGCAATAGCGTTCGACGCTGTCGGCGGCGAACACAACGCCATCACGGCGAAGGAGTACACCTGCTATTTCGCCAAGGTCCAGGATCGCGATCTGCCGATGGCCGTCGAGGTCATTGCCGACATGCTGACGTCGTCACTGCTGGACCCTGGAGAGTTTGAGAACGAACGCGGGGTGATCCTCGAAGAGCTGTCCATGGCGGAAGACGATCCGGCCGACGTTGCGACGGAACGCCTCTTCCAAGCGGTGCTGGGAGATCATCCTCTTGGCCGGCCGATCGGTGGAAGCCCTGAGACCATCCGGGCGGCAACCCGCGCCGCCGTATTCGAGCACTACCAGGCGAACTACCGCGCTCGCGATCTCGTGATCACCGCGGCCGGCGCCGTCGATCACGAGCAGCTGGTCGCCGATGTCGAACGAGCGCTGCGCGACGCGAACTGGGCGCTGGATGCCGAGGCGAGCCCGGTGCCGCGCCGTCCCAGCGCACCCGCCGCAATCTCCCGTGCGCGGTCGATCGTGACCGTTCAGCGGCCGCTCGAACAGGCGAACATCCTCGTGGGGATGCCTGGACTGGTCGCGGCAGACGAGCGCCGCGGCACGATGAACGTGCTCAACTCCATCCTCGGCGGCGGCATGTCGAGCCGTCTGTTTCAGGAAGTCAGGGAAAAGCGGGGTCTGGCCTACGCCGTCTACTCGTTTGCCGCATCGTTCTCGGACGCAGGGATCTTCGGCCTGTACGCCGGTTGCGGGCCGGCGAAGGCCGCGCAGGTGGCAGAACTGATGCTGGCGGAACTTCAGCGGATGGCCGACACCCCGGTCACCCCGGAGGAACTGCACCGCGCGGTCGGTCAGCTCTCCGGCAGCACCGCACTCGCACTCGAAGATTCAGACACGCGGATGTCGCGCCTTGGCCGTGCCGAACTCACCCTTGGCGAATTCACTGATCTCGATGAGAGCCTGCGGCGGCTCGCTCTCGTCACCGTAGAAGACGTGCAGGCACTTGCCGCTGAATTGGCCCACAGGCCGATTTCGGTGGCTGCGGTGGGAACTGTCGATGACGACACGTTCTCCCGCATCGCATCCTGA
- a CDS encoding histidine phosphatase family protein, with the protein MPHYLYLVRHGEQQDAEYGMPDGPLSAKGQRQAALIAERLGGVPFTNAYHSPLRRAAETAKIIGERMPALHPEPSNLLFDCIPSGPSADMPKAFESFYGAVTEAEIEAGSAQMADAVSEFLTPARGDRHDLLITHNFVIGWFVRHVFDAPSWRWMGLNQANCGLTIIRVRSAKPPVLVVHNDLGHLPVELRTGMPELQPV; encoded by the coding sequence GTGCCCCACTATTTGTATTTGGTACGTCATGGCGAACAGCAGGACGCCGAGTACGGCATGCCGGACGGGCCGCTTTCGGCCAAAGGACAGCGGCAGGCGGCACTGATCGCCGAGCGCCTGGGCGGCGTGCCGTTCACGAATGCGTATCACTCGCCATTGCGGCGGGCAGCTGAAACGGCCAAGATCATCGGCGAGCGGATGCCGGCGCTTCACCCAGAGCCGTCCAATCTGCTGTTCGACTGCATTCCGTCGGGGCCGAGCGCCGACATGCCCAAAGCCTTCGAGTCGTTCTACGGCGCCGTGACCGAGGCAGAGATTGAAGCTGGCAGCGCTCAGATGGCGGATGCTGTCAGCGAATTCCTCACACCGGCTCGCGGCGACCGCCACGATCTTCTGATCACCCACAACTTCGTGATCGGCTGGTTCGTGCGGCACGTGTTCGATGCACCGTCCTGGCGCTGGATGGGACTGAACCAGGCCAATTGCGGGCTGACGATCATCCGGGTGCGTTCGGCTAAGCCTCCTGTGCTCGTCGTGCACAACGATCTGGGTCACCTTCCGGTCGAGTTGCGCACCGGGATGCCGGAGCTGCAGCCTGTGTGA
- a CDS encoding GNAT family N-acetyltransferase → MLRFIDTDVTDAHAHALLTDYFADRTRSFPVAQGGYRTTFPDRAAFIPPAGVFLLVVTDGPGNRDNAVGCGGIRRIKADAAGETRYEVKHLWLQPRERGKGAGRALLQELEARARLFGATELVLDTNVSLLAADGLYRSTGFEEIPAYNDNPNATTWFRKRL, encoded by the coding sequence ATGCTTCGCTTCATCGACACGGATGTGACGGATGCGCACGCGCACGCGCTGCTGACCGACTATTTCGCCGACCGCACCCGATCCTTCCCGGTGGCTCAAGGCGGATATCGGACGACGTTCCCGGACCGGGCGGCATTCATCCCGCCCGCCGGGGTGTTCTTGCTCGTCGTGACCGACGGCCCCGGCAACCGCGACAACGCGGTTGGCTGCGGTGGCATCCGCCGCATCAAGGCCGACGCTGCCGGAGAGACCCGCTACGAGGTGAAACACCTGTGGCTTCAGCCACGGGAACGAGGTAAAGGTGCCGGGCGCGCTTTGCTGCAGGAGCTCGAGGCCCGCGCTCGCCTGTTCGGCGCCACAGAACTCGTGCTTGACACGAACGTGAGTCTCCTGGCAGCCGACGGCCTGTATCGCTCGACGGGATTCGAGGAGATCCCGGCATACAACGACAACCCGAATGCGACGACCTGGTTTCGCAAGAGGTTGTAG
- the dapB gene encoding 4-hydroxy-tetrahydrodipicolinate reductase: protein MTIRVAVVGATGKLGSVATRLIEAAADLELVAALDSSSPLQAMLGTDSAPTDIVLDVTLPAVSPDIVDFAVEHGLNVLVGTSGWSSERISKLEFALGDAPKTGVVIIPNFSIGSALATAFAVAAGRFYDSIEIVEAHGAGKIDSPSGTAVRTAELITAARGSRGPVEAPHVDQRARGQQVASIPVHSLRLRGVVASQRVILGGPGEVVTISHDTIDSSAYEAGILSALRASVGVRGVLVGLDQLIDLSIALPRTSGVSSVDTRGAKAGRK from the coding sequence ATGACAATTCGAGTGGCGGTCGTCGGAGCGACGGGCAAGTTGGGCTCGGTCGCAACCCGCCTGATCGAGGCGGCTGCGGACCTGGAACTCGTGGCCGCCCTCGATTCATCGAGTCCGCTGCAGGCGATGCTCGGCACGGATTCGGCCCCCACCGATATCGTGCTCGATGTGACTCTGCCCGCGGTGAGCCCTGACATCGTCGATTTTGCTGTTGAACACGGGCTGAATGTTCTGGTCGGCACGTCCGGCTGGTCCTCGGAACGGATCTCGAAGCTCGAATTCGCACTCGGCGATGCGCCGAAGACCGGCGTTGTCATCATCCCGAATTTTTCTATCGGGTCCGCGCTTGCTACGGCGTTCGCGGTCGCCGCCGGTCGGTTCTACGACTCCATCGAGATCGTCGAAGCGCACGGTGCCGGCAAGATCGATTCGCCGTCGGGCACCGCGGTGCGTACGGCGGAGCTGATCACTGCAGCACGCGGATCGCGCGGACCGGTCGAAGCACCGCACGTCGACCAGCGCGCGCGGGGGCAGCAGGTTGCGAGCATCCCCGTGCACAGCCTGCGATTGCGGGGCGTTGTCGCCAGTCAACGGGTGATTCTCGGCGGCCCAGGTGAGGTCGTGACGATCAGCCACGACACCATCGATTCCAGCGCGTATGAGGCCGGGATTCTCAGCGCCTTGCGCGCGAGTGTCGGGGTGCGTGGTGTTCTGGTCGGCCTCGACCAACTGATCGACCTGTCCATTGCGCTTCCGCGCACTTCAGGTGTGAGCTCAGTCGACACACGCGGTGCGAAGGCGGGCCGGAAATGA
- a CDS encoding tetratricopeptide repeat protein — MKGRIAAILMAALLLVYVVLVGQQAVLMLFSGQAAGVVMGSALIVFPLIAIWAIARELAFGVRTQKLVHILEAEGALPVDDLPHRASGRPLRDAADATFPAYRAEVESQPQSWRAWFRLGLAYDASGDRKRARHALREAIRLYRASAHATA; from the coding sequence ATGAAGGGCCGGATTGCCGCAATCCTGATGGCGGCGCTGCTGTTGGTTTATGTCGTGCTGGTCGGGCAGCAGGCCGTTCTGATGCTGTTCTCGGGCCAGGCTGCCGGCGTCGTGATGGGGTCTGCCCTGATCGTGTTCCCGCTGATCGCGATCTGGGCGATAGCGCGCGAGTTGGCGTTCGGGGTGCGCACGCAGAAGCTGGTGCACATCCTCGAGGCCGAGGGTGCACTGCCCGTCGATGACCTGCCGCATCGCGCCAGTGGTCGTCCGTTGCGCGACGCGGCAGACGCCACGTTCCCGGCATATCGTGCTGAAGTCGAATCGCAGCCGCAGAGTTGGCGCGCTTGGTTCCGGCTCGGACTGGCATACGACGCATCCGGGGACCGCAAGCGTGCCAGACACGCACTCCGCGAGGCGATCCGCCTCTACCGGGCCAGCGCCCATGCGACGGCTTGA
- a CDS encoding TIGR01777 family oxidoreductase: protein MTVLIAGASGLIGTELRRQLEQHGHAVWRLVRRPPRSAGEFEWDPRARIIDTALIDGADAVINLSGASLSRLPWTPRYKRRILESRLQATNTLTDAMRLAAQPPVVFLSASAVGIYGDQPGRPLREDSAAGSDYLAGVVRRWEAAAGRAPESTRTVMLRSGLVLARGGALRPLRALALVGLCGPIGTGAQYWPWISLHDEAAAIRHLLTSKLAGPVNLVGPTPARAERLLRSLAAALHRPYGMPLPERVVELALGDAGRQLLLADQNVSAAALVNDGFAFRHQLVDQAVAWALAR, encoded by the coding sequence ATGACCGTTCTGATCGCGGGCGCCTCCGGCCTGATCGGCACGGAGTTGCGCCGGCAGCTCGAGCAGCACGGTCACGCTGTTTGGCGACTCGTGCGGCGTCCCCCGCGCAGCGCGGGCGAGTTCGAATGGGATCCCCGTGCGCGCATCATCGACACCGCGTTGATCGACGGCGCTGACGCAGTCATCAACCTGTCGGGCGCGTCGCTAAGTCGCTTGCCGTGGACACCGCGCTACAAGCGGCGAATTCTCGAATCCCGGCTCCAGGCGACGAACACGCTGACGGATGCGATGCGGCTGGCCGCCCAGCCGCCGGTCGTCTTTTTGAGCGCATCCGCCGTTGGCATCTACGGTGATCAGCCGGGGCGCCCGCTCCGCGAAGACTCCGCGGCCGGTTCCGATTATCTTGCAGGCGTTGTTCGCCGCTGGGAGGCTGCTGCCGGACGCGCTCCGGAGTCGACCCGCACGGTCATGTTGCGCAGCGGCCTGGTGCTGGCGCGCGGCGGGGCGCTGCGGCCACTGCGCGCGCTAGCCCTCGTGGGGCTGTGTGGCCCGATTGGAACGGGAGCGCAGTACTGGCCGTGGATCAGTCTGCATGACGAGGCCGCAGCCATCCGCCATCTGCTCACCTCGAAGCTGGCCGGACCTGTCAATCTCGTCGGTCCGACCCCGGCCCGGGCTGAGCGCCTGCTTCGCAGTCTGGCTGCGGCGCTGCACAGGCCATACGGTATGCCGCTGCCGGAACGCGTCGTGGAGCTCGCCCTGGGCGACGCTGGTCGGCAACTCTTGCTGGCAGACCAGAACGTGTCAGCCGCGGCGCTGGTCAACGACGGGTTCGCGTTCCGCCACCAGCTCGTTGATCAAGCCGTCGCATGGGCGCTGGCCCGGTAG
- a CDS encoding OsmC family peroxiredoxin translates to MAITSEATTLWNGDLMSGEGTLALDSSEAAQFPVNWKARSSGETGVTNPEELLAAAHSACFSMALSNILATFGTPPTSIQTTAAVTFDPAQGITGSHLLVNATVPGIADEDFQRLADEAGRTCPVSRALSGIPITLEASLA, encoded by the coding sequence ATGGCGATAACAAGCGAGGCAACGACACTCTGGAACGGCGACTTGATGAGCGGGGAAGGAACGCTGGCCCTCGACTCGTCGGAGGCAGCACAGTTCCCAGTGAATTGGAAGGCGCGCTCCTCTGGTGAGACCGGAGTGACGAACCCGGAAGAATTGCTCGCGGCGGCCCATTCGGCCTGCTTCTCGATGGCGCTGTCCAACATCCTCGCAACGTTCGGCACGCCACCGACGAGCATTCAGACCACAGCCGCCGTGACATTCGACCCCGCGCAGGGCATCACGGGCAGCCACCTGTTGGTCAACGCGACGGTCCCTGGCATCGCAGACGAGGACTTCCAGCGCCTGGCAGACGAGGCAGGGCGCACTTGTCCGGTCTCGCGGGCGTTGTCGGGCATCCCGATCACCCTTGAGGCCAGCCTCGCCTGA
- a CDS encoding DUF4395 domain-containing protein, with translation MSQPEFTPNRVGIDPRGPRFGAAITAVLLLIVIVLGLIGASVAAFVLLTVIVALFAWGSLAGVARHPYGVLFKTLVRPRLAPPAELEDPAPPTFAQTVGLIVTAIGLVLQLVGLPYGLIIAAAAAFVAAFLNSAFGYCIGCQLYLLLVRLGLVRRHSATA, from the coding sequence ATGTCTCAACCTGAGTTCACCCCTAACCGCGTCGGCATCGACCCGCGTGGCCCGAGATTCGGGGCTGCGATCACCGCGGTTCTGCTCCTGATCGTCATCGTGCTCGGCTTGATCGGCGCGAGCGTCGCGGCATTCGTGCTCCTTACCGTCATCGTCGCGCTCTTCGCGTGGGGTTCACTGGCAGGCGTGGCGCGGCATCCGTACGGTGTGCTGTTCAAAACTCTGGTGCGGCCCCGGCTGGCCCCGCCTGCAGAGCTGGAGGACCCGGCCCCGCCGACATTCGCACAGACCGTCGGACTCATCGTCACGGCCATCGGCTTGGTCCTTCAGCTCGTCGGCCTGCCCTACGGTCTCATCATCGCGGCCGCTGCCGCATTCGTCGCAGCGTTTCTCAACTCGGCGTTCGGATACTGCATCGGCTGCCAGTTGTACCTGCTGCTCGTGCGGCTGGGCCTGGTGCGCCGACACTCGGCAACCGCATAA
- a CDS encoding thioredoxin family protein has translation MNVMLAVALVIGLVMVTTVIGLVVRSRTGRITEAKAEIVLAADLPAPAALGSRATLVQFSTEFCSPCRATYRVLGAIAAERPGVEHIDVDLTEHPQLATRFNILQTPTTLLLDETGVVRARIGGAPRSDELIGRLDNLIGRSHVST, from the coding sequence ATGAACGTTATGCTCGCCGTTGCGCTCGTCATCGGATTGGTGATGGTCACGACCGTGATCGGTCTTGTTGTGCGATCACGGACCGGCCGGATCACCGAAGCCAAAGCGGAGATCGTGCTTGCCGCAGACCTCCCGGCACCCGCCGCTCTGGGATCGCGGGCGACGCTTGTGCAGTTCTCCACAGAGTTCTGCTCGCCGTGCCGCGCAACATATCGCGTGCTCGGAGCGATCGCCGCCGAGCGACCCGGCGTCGAGCACATCGACGTGGATTTGACCGAGCACCCGCAGTTGGCGACGCGATTCAACATTCTCCAAACCCCGACGACACTGCTTCTGGATGAGACGGGGGTTGTGCGGGCGAGGATCGGCGGCGCTCCGCGCAGTGACGAACTGATCGGCCGTCTCGACAATCTGATTGGACGTTCCCATGTCTCAACCTGA
- the dapA gene encoding 4-hydroxy-tetrahydrodipicolinate synthase — MSASRNPFGQVLVALVTPFTADGEVDWPGVEKHIDDVITAGCDGIVISGTTGETSTLTDPEKLRLIEVAKHVAAGRAKVIQGGGSNETAHAMQLYKASEKAGADGVMIVTPYYNKPTQSGVLTHFRMIADATDLPVILYDIPGRTGIPIMYETILRAAKHPNIVAIKDAKGNFAEVSRVLNNTDLLYFSGDDTNVLPHLSIGATGLVGVTANIAARPYRQMVDAVNAGDLAAATLAHKKLEPLVRAVMTHVPGTVAAKYILHGLGRIASPRVRLPLVGPEDFEAAQIEEELDFVHDIPGLDFTNFRPDRNAAAGGALPKVAGTTR, encoded by the coding sequence ATGTCTGCGTCCCGGAACCCGTTCGGTCAAGTACTCGTCGCGCTCGTCACGCCGTTCACGGCAGACGGCGAAGTCGATTGGCCCGGCGTGGAGAAGCACATCGACGACGTCATCACGGCAGGCTGCGACGGTATCGTCATCTCGGGTACGACCGGAGAGACCTCGACCTTGACAGACCCGGAGAAACTGCGTCTGATCGAGGTGGCAAAGCATGTTGCTGCGGGCCGGGCCAAGGTGATCCAGGGCGGTGGGTCGAACGAGACGGCCCACGCGATGCAGCTGTACAAGGCCAGCGAGAAGGCGGGCGCCGACGGCGTGATGATCGTCACGCCGTACTACAACAAGCCAACCCAGTCCGGGGTGCTCACGCACTTTCGCATGATCGCAGACGCAACCGACCTGCCGGTCATCTTGTACGACATTCCAGGGCGCACCGGCATCCCGATCATGTACGAGACGATCTTGCGCGCTGCCAAGCACCCGAACATTGTCGCGATCAAGGATGCAAAGGGCAATTTCGCGGAGGTCAGCCGCGTTCTCAACAACACCGACCTGCTGTACTTCTCTGGAGACGACACCAACGTGCTCCCTCACCTGTCGATCGGCGCAACGGGCCTCGTCGGAGTGACTGCCAATATCGCGGCACGTCCCTATCGGCAGATGGTCGACGCCGTCAACGCCGGTGACCTGGCTGCGGCGACGCTTGCCCACAAGAAGCTCGAACCGCTGGTGCGTGCGGTGATGACACACGTGCCGGGCACGGTGGCTGCCAAATACATCCTGCACGGACTCGGGCGCATCGCGAGCCCGCGCGTTCGGCTGCCGCTTGTCGGCCCAGAGGACTTCGAGGCTGCGCAGATCGAAGAGGAACTCGACTTCGTCCACGACATCCCCGGCCTCGACTTCACAAACTTCCGGCCCGATCGCAACGCTGCGGCCGGCGGCGCTCTGCCCAAGGTCGCCGGAACGACACGCTAG